The following proteins come from a genomic window of Puntigrus tetrazona isolate hp1 chromosome 15, ASM1883169v1, whole genome shotgun sequence:
- the LOC122358680 gene encoding FRAS1-related extracellular matrix protein 2-like, which yields MDRYLLLCTGVRFELQVQCEVLQPPRFAQVMMDFNERSNTDISTIVFLPERVSIRASIGAQNETLIKIKDDADKAIISFGAAKFSVSEPSESGQISVVRIPVQRTGDTSKVSVVRVHTKDGSLPLEKITIPSLKMWSLKKERLSTLWKWKFCMMAYER from the exons ATGGACAGGTATCTGCTGTTGTGTACCGGAGTGAGATTTGAGCTACAAGTCCAGTGTGAGGTGCTACAGCCGCCAAGGTTCGCCCAAGTCATGATGGACTTCAACGAGAGGTCGAACACAGACATCTCCACCATTGTCTTTTTACCAG AGCGAGTCTCCATTCGGGCCTCTATAGGGGCTCAGAATGAGACACTCATCAAGATAAAGGATGATGCTGACA AGGCCATTATCAGTTTTGGAGCAGCCAAGTTTAGTGTCAGTGAACCCAGTGAGTCAGGGCAAATCTCAGTGGTCAGGATTCCGGTCCAGAGGACAGGAGACACATCCAAGGTGTCTGTGGTTCGGGTCCACACAAAGGATGGCTCGCTTCCTCTGGAGAAGATTACCATCCCATCTCTGAAG ATGTGGAGTTTAAAGAAGGAGAGACTGAGCACATTGTGGAAGTGGAAATTCTGTATGATGGCGTACGAGAGATGA